The DNA segment GGAACTTCAGGGAAAGTTCATCTTAGAGTTGGCTTCGAGCTTAGATGCTTTCAGCTCTTATCACATCCCAACGTGGCTACCCAACGATGCTCTTGGCAGAACAATTGGTACACCAGTGGTTGGTTCATCCCGGTCCTCTCGTACTAGGGACAAATCTCTTCAACTTTCCTACGCCCACGGAAGATAGGGACCGAACTGTCTCACGACGTTCTGAACCCAGCTCGCGTACCGCTTTAAATGGCGAACAGCCATACCCTTGGGACCGACTACAGCCCCAGGATGCGATGAGCCGACATCGAGGTGCCAAACCTCCCCGTCGATGTGAGCTCTTGGGGGAGATCAGCCTGTTATCCCCGGCGTACCTTTTATCCTTTGAGCGATGGCCCTTCCACGCAGAACCACCGGATCACTATGACCGACTTTCGTCTCTGTTCGACTTGTTGGTCTCACAGTCAAGCTAGTTTATGCCATTATACTCAACGATGGATTTCCAACCCATCTGAACTAACCTTTGTAAGCCTCCGTTACTATTTAGGAGGCGACCGCCCCAGTCAAACTACCCACCAGACATTGTCCTGAATGAGGTTAACTCATCGCAGTTAGTAACTCAAATATTCAAGGGTGGTATCTCAAGGATGGCTCCGACTCTACTGGCGTCTAGTCATCATAGCCTCCCACCTATCCTGCACATGAATATCCAAGCTACAGTGTCAAGCTGTAGTAAAGGTGCACGGGGTCTTTCCGTCTTTCCGCGGGTAGGAGGAATTTTCACCTCCACTACAATTTCACTGGATCCCTCTTTGAGACAGCTCCCATCTCGTTACGCCATTCATGCAGGTCAGTATTTAACTGACAAGGAATTTCGCTACCTTAGGACCGTTATAGTTACGGCCGCCGTTTACTCGGGCTTCGATCAAATGCTTCGCTTGCGCTGACATCATCAATTAACCTTCGAGCACCGGGCAGGCGTCACACCTTATACATCCACTTACGTGTTAGCAAAGTGCTGTGTTTTTGGTAAACAGTCGGGAGGGACTCTTTGTTGCAACCTCTTTAGCTTTTTGGAGCAAGTCCATATACCAAAGTAGGCACACCTTATACCGAAGATACGGTGCTAGTTTGCAGAGTTCCTTAAAGAGGGTTCTTCCACGCGCCTTAGAATACTCATCCCACCCACCTGTGTCGGTTTACGGTACGGGCAACATATAATATACTTAGTGGCTTTTCTTGGCACGACAGTATCATCGATTCTCCATCTCCTCCGAAGAGTGTCAAGAGCCTGTAAGATCTCGGTCTAACGTTAAGCGGATTTGCCTACTTAACAACCTACATCCTTCGAGCCACACTTCCATCCGTGACCTCGATTAACTCTATGCGTCCCCACATCGCGCTTATATGTTGGTATTGGAATATTAACCAATTTGCCATCGTCTACCCCTTTCGGACTCGACTTAGGACCCGACTAACCCTACGATGACGAGCATCGCGTAGGAAACCTTGGGTTTTCGGCGAACAGGATTCTCACCTGTTTTAACGCTACTCATGCCTGCATGCTCACTTCTATCCGCTCCAGCACTCCTTACCGGTATACCTTCAACGCTGAATAGAACGCTCTCCTACCACTCAATTAAAAATTGAATCTAAAGCTTCGGTGTACATCTTAGCCCCGTTATATTTTCCGCGCAGAATCACTAGACCAGTGAGCTGTTACGCTTTCTTTAAAGGATGGCTGCTTCTAAGCCAACCTCCTGGTTGTCACAGTAACTCCACATCGTTTTCCACTTAGATGTAACTTAGGGACCTTAGCTGTTAGTCTGGGTTGTTCCCCTCTTGACGACGGATTTTATCACCCACCGCCTGACTCCTGTGATTCCACATATAGTATTCATAGTTTGATAGGGTTTGGTACCGCGGTAAGCAGCCCTAGCCCATTCAGTGCTCTACCCCTATATGCTACAACACAAGGCTATACCTAAATATATTTCGGAGAGAACCAGCTATCACGAAGTTTGATTGGCCTTTCACCCCTATCCACAAGTCATCCCAAGACTTTTCAACGTCAGCGGGTTCGGTCCTCCACTGGCTCTTACACCAGCTTCAACCTGCTCATGGATAGATCACTTCGTTTCGGGTCTGCAGCATCTGACTATGTCGCCCTATTAAGACTCGCTTTCGCTACGGCTTCGCACTTGGCTTAACCTTGCCAGACACCACAACTCGCAGGCTCATTATGCAAAAGGCAGTCCATCACCCTGATAAATCATAGGGCTCTGAATGATTGTAAGCTAATGGTTTCAGGTTCTATTTCACTCTGCTCGCTGCAGTACTTTTCACCTTTCCCTCACGGTACTTGTTCACTATCGATCTGTAAGTAGTATTTAGGATTGGAGGGTGGTCCCCCCAGCTTCAGTCAAAATATCACGTGTTCCGACCTACTCAGGATACTATTAGCGTTATTGAGAATTTTAATTACAGGAGTATCACCTTCTATGCTCTAGCTTTCCAACTAATTCATCTATTCTCTTTAACTACACATTATAGTCCTACAACCCCCAATGCAAGCATTGGGTTTGTCCTAATCCGCGTTCGCTCGCCGCTACTGACGGAATCTCAATTGATTTCTCTTCCTCTGGCTACTGAGATGTTTCACTTCACCAGGTTCGCTCCCCGTAGGGTAATATAATTCTCATTATATTGGGTTGCCCCATTCAGAAATCCCCGGATCAAAGCTCTTTGGCAGCTCCCCGAGGCTTATCGCAGCCTAATACGTCTTTCATCGCCTCTTACAGTCAAGGCATCCACCATTAGCCCTTAATAGCTTATAAACGGAGCCTAAAAAAATCTTACGATTTTATTCAGGTTCCTTTTTTCTTGCCTAAAAATTCTAGTTTAACTAAAACTTCTAAATTTGATAATATTCTTTGGCTACTATCTTATTAAACATATTGTTCAATAATATAGTTGTGTTATCTATAGTTATATTTAATATCTCTATTAAATTTTTTAGATATGAAATTTTTTTATTTAAATTTAAATATCGCTATTCAAATTTACGAAAAAATTTTAAAGACTTTAACATTATATTTTTAAATATCATTTAGAAACCTATTTTATTAAGTTCTAATATAAATCTTATAATCATATTATAAAACTTATATTAAAACTTTAAAAGCTCTTACACTCTTAAGTTTAATAGATGGTGGAGAATAGCGGGATCGAACCGCTGACCTCCTGCGTGCAAAGCAGGCGCTCTCCCAGCTGAGCTAATTCCCCAGATTATTTATGGTGGGCCTATCAGGACTTGAACCTGAGACCTCACGATTATCAGTCGAGCGCTCTAGCCAGCTGAGCTATAGGCCCCTTCACCTATTTTTTCAAATAATCTTTATAAACCGAACATATTATCTTAAATATTCTTTGTTTTTCTGAATAGTTAAGAAACAAATCTTAACTTATTTCTCTGAAAGGAGGTGATCCAACCGCAGGTTCTCCTACGGTTACCTTGTTACGACTTCACCCCAGTCGCTGAATCCACTGTGGAAGGTAGCTACTTTAGCATCCCCGCTTCGAATGAGTTCAACTCCCATGGTGTGACGGGCGGTGAGTACAAGACCCGGGAACGTATTCACCGTAGCATAGCTGATCTACGATTACTAGCGATTCCAACTTCATGTAGTCGAGTTGCAGACTACAATCCGAACTGGGAGATATTTTATAAGATTTGCTCCACGTCACCGTATTGCGGCTCATTGTATATCCCATTGTAGCACGTGTGTAGCCCTGGACGTAAGGGCCATGATGACTTGACGTCGTCCTCACCTTCCTCCTACTTGCGTAGGCAGTCTCCTTAGAGTTCTCAGCCGAACTGTTAGCAACTAAGGACGAGGGTTGCGCTCGTTGCGGGACTTAACCCAACATCTCACGACACGAGCTGACGACAGCCGTGCAGCACCTGTATATAAGTTTCTGCAAGCAGACACCAATCTATCTCTAGAAAGTTCTTACTATGTCAAGTCCAGGTAAGGTTCTTCGTGTATCGTCGAATTAAACCACATGCTCCACCGCTTGTGCGGGTCCCCGTCTATTCCTTTGAGTTTTAATCTTGCGACCGTACTCCCCAGGCGGTACACTTAATGTGTTAACTGCATTACTGCAAGATCAAGTCTCACAACAACTAGTGTACATCGTTTAGGGCGTGGACTACCAGGGTATCTAATCCTGTTTGCTCCCCACGCTTTCGCATCTCAGCGTCAATAATGTTCCAGTAGATCGCCTTCGCAATCGGTATTCCTTCTGATCTCTACGGATTTTACCCCTACACCAGAAATTCCATCTACCTCTCCCACATTCTAGACTAACAGTTTTCAAAGCAGTTCTATAGTTAAGCTATAGGATTTCACTTCAAACTTATTAATCCGCCTACATGCTCTTTACGCCCAGTGATTCCGAGTAACGCTTGCACCCCCCGTATTACCGCGGCTGCTGGCACGGAGTTAGCCGGTGCTTATTCATATAATACCGTCATTATCTTCTTATATAAAAGGAGTTTACGCACCGAAATGTGTCATCCTCCACGCGGCGTTGCTGCATCAGACTTTCGTCCATTGTGCAATATTCCCCACTGCTGCCTCCCGTAGGAGTCTGGACCGTGTCTCAGTTCCAGTGTGACTGATCATCCTCTCAAACCAGTTATGCGTCATTGTCTTGGTAGGCCATTACCCCACCAACTAACTGATACAATACAGGCTAATCTCTTACCAATAAATCTTTCCCTTACTAACTTTAGTTAGTAAGGAGTATAAGGTATTAGCAAACGTTTCCATTTGTTATCCCTTAGTAAGAGGCATATTACCTATACATTACTCACCCGTGCGCCACTTAGCTGACAATTATAGCAAGCTATAACCCGTTCTCGTTCGACTTGCATGTGTTAAGCACGCCGCCAGCGTTCACTCTGAGCCAGGATCAAACTCTCCATAAATTATTGATTAATCTAATTAATCATTATGTAGTGTATGAAACTGACATTTTTGTTTTTTATTACTAAATTACAAAATTATCACTCAAATTTATAGACAAGAATTTGACTTCTTGTTCATTATTTTTTTGTATTGAATATTTAAGATTAACATATTCGGTTTACAAAGATTATTATCTTTACAAACTTACTTCATTTTTTAAAGATCTTAACTTAACCTCTCTCGGTCAAATTGGACGGGAATTATAATAGGATTTTTCTCAGTTGTCAAGAGCTATACGCTTAAATGTCGCTTAAATTTTGGAAATTGTTCTTATTCACTTAATTCATTTCCTAAAAAGACTGTTTATAAAGACTTTTATAACTCTATATTAATCCTAAAATAAATACAAATTAACTTTTTTTATAACCTATTCCTGAAATATTTGTTATTAATTCATCATTTAACTTCTTTTTTAATCTTTTTACTAAATTCTTTAAACCATCTAGAGTAGCTACTTCAGTATAAGATAGTAGTTCATGATAAGAACAAACTTTATTTCTATTCTTTAACAAATATTCAAAAAAAAGTTGCTCTTTTTGAGTTAGGCTTATTTCATTACCTTTATATTTCAAAGATTTCTTATTAAATGAATATGTATAAAATTCATTTACTTCTATTTCATCATTAACTATAATATCAAATTTTTCTAATTCAGTAATTGCCAAATCCAATGCTTGTTTTAAATCTTTTCTATTAACAGGTTTAAAAAGATATTTAGTAAGTCTAAGACTCATGGCTTCGAGTAAAAAAGATTTTTCACTATGAGCTGTTAAAATTATTATTTTTGTCATCAAATCTTTTTCTCTAATTTGTCTAGCAACTTCCAAACCACTTACTTTAGGAATATTTATATCAAGTAATATAATGTGTGGTTTTTCTCTTTTATATACTTCTAGTGCTCTTTCTCCATTACTTGCTTCAAAAACATTTTCATAAAACATTAATAAATACGAAACAAAATTTTCTCTTGATTGTTCTTCATCTTCTACTACTAATATATTATATGGATATTTATTATTCATAGTACCCCTTCTAATTTTATTTTAAATCTTGCACCATCATTTATATTTTCTACACTTAGATCTCCATACAAACTATTTTGTAAAATCATTTTTGCTATGTAAAGACCTACTCCTGTTCCTTTTGATTTATACTTTGTTGTAAAGTAAGGTTCAAATATTCTTTTTATATTTTCTTCTTTTATTCCTAATGCATTATCTTCTACTATAATTGTTAAAATGTTATTTTCCAATATGTTACCAAAAACTATTTTTGGATTTGATATTTTGTTTAAAACCAATGCATCAATTGCATTATTTATTAAAACTAAAAGAACTTGTTGTAACTCCTCTTTTTGTCCATTTATTTCTAAATCTTTATTTATATTATCAACAATTTCTATTTTATGAAAATCTATTTGCCCTTTTACAATATTTAAAGATTTATGCAATGCATCGGATATCTTGAAAAGTGTTTTATGTTTATTTGGTTTAAAAAAGTTCTGAAAATCATCTATTGTATGGGATAAATAACTTGTAAGTTCTTCTATTTCAGATATTTTTTCTTCAACAACATCATTCATACAATTTTTTTTATTCAAGTATACATCTAAAAGCATTAGCGTAGAGTTTATTTGAGAGAGTGGTTGCCTCCATTGATGTGCAATATTTTGTATCATTTCTCCCATTTGAACAAGCTTACTCTGTTCCATTATCAATGCTTGTTGTTTTGTACTTTTTTCTATTTCACTTTTTATTCTTTTTTCCAAACTATTATTTAAAATTTCTAATTCGTTTTTTGCAAATTCTAGAGTTAAAGTATTCTGTTCTAATAATTTTTCATTTTCTTTTTGTTCTGTAATATCGTATCCCATATGAATTAACTCTCCATTTGGTAATCTTATATTTGCCCATTTTACAACAAGATTTTTACCATCTTTTCTTTTTGGAAACCATACTTTATATTCTTTACTCTCTTTCGTTAAATCTTCAAGAACTTGATTTTGTATATTTTCATCATCATAAAATAAAGAAATTGGCTTTTTATGTTCTTGTAACTCATTAAGTGTCCAACCAAAAACCTTTTCACACTCTTTATTCCACAAAATAACTTTTCCATTTTCATCAAAAGCATCTAATAAAACTGGTGCAATATCAAAAAGAACTCTATATTTTTCTTCACTTAATTCAAGTTTTTCTTGTACATCATTTTTCTTCTTAGTTTCATCTTTTAATTTAATTATCCAGCAAATTAAAATTATAATAACTATTATAAATATAAAAGTAAATGAAATAAAAAATTCTCTTTCCATAATAAACTTTCTTATAAAATTTTTAACATTATAATGAAATTCAAATCTAATTTCAATTTAGATATAATTTAAACATATTTAAACAAAAGGATTTTTCATAAAAACTTTTCAGAACTTAAAATTAGATGAAAATATTTTAAAAGCAATTAATGATTTAGGATACGTAAATCCTACACCTATTCAGGAAAAAGCAATACCAATTGCTTTAAAAAGAAGAGACATAATAGGAGTTGCTAAAAGTGGAACAGGAAAAAGTTGTGCATTTTTAATTCCTATTCTAGAAGATTTAGTAAAAGAGAAAAATAAAAATAGTGTTTTAAGAGCTTTAATTTTAGTTCCAACAAGAGAATTAGCAAAACAAATAGTAAATGCCATAGATGATTATTCTAAATATTTAGATATTAAAAGAGTTGCTATATTTGGTGGAATTTCAAGTAAAGAACAAGAAAAAAAACTAGCAAATGGAGTTGATATCGTTGTTGCTACAACAGGAAGATTATTAGAACATTTAAAAAATAATACTATAAATTTATCGAGTGTTTCAAGTGTTGTTATTGACGAACTTGATACTATGCTTGATATGGGTTTTCTAGAAGAAGTTGAGAAAATATTACCACATATTGGGAAAAATAGACAAATTTCAATGTTTAGTGCAACTATAAATTCAACTGTAAAAAAATTAGCTAAAGAATTTTTAACAGATCCTGTTGTTATTGAAGTTACAAATCAAAGAGATCATGTAGAAAAAATCGAACACCAAATAATACTTGTAGATGAAGATAAAAAAACTGAGCTTTTATCTTTTTTAATTGGTTCAAAAAATATATCTCAAGCCTTAGTTTTTGTAAATAAAAAATTAGAAGCTGATAGCTTAGTAGAAAACTTGAATCTTGATGGATTAAAAGCTTCTTGTATTCATGGTGACATAAGACAAAGTAGCCGTGCATTAGCTTTAAGAAAATTTAAAGAGAAAGAATTAAGAGTTTTAGTTTGTACAGATATTGCAGCTAGAGGAATTGATATAGAAAATCTTCCTTGTGTAATAAATTTTGCTTTACCTGAAACAATAAATGATTTTACGCATAGAGTTGGAAGAACAGCTAGAGCTGGAAATGATGGAACTGCTATTACTCTTTTAAGTGTAAAAGATTATAAATTTATGAGCGAAATTGAAAAAGAATTAATGCTTAAAATTCCAAGAGAAGAATTAAAAGGTTTTGAAACAAAAGAGAAAAAACCAAGAGCAAAACAACCAAAACCAAAATCGCTTAAAGATAAAAAAATCCTATCAAAAAAAAGACAAACAGAAGATAAACCAAAAGCTTCAAAATCTACTAAAAAAAGAAAAGTTACAAAAAGAGGTTAAACCTCTTTTTTTCTTATCAATAAATAAACAAAAAACGGTGCGCCTATAAAAGAAGTTACAACTCCTATTGGAAGAGCTGAAGCCGTTGGTAAAATTCTTGAAATCAAATCACAAGCTGCTAAAAATACCCCTCCAAAAAATAGTGTCGGAATAAATAACTTTGTTGCACTCTTTTTATAAATTAGTTTTACTATATGAGGTATTACTAACCCTACAAAACCTATAGGACCTGTAAAACTTATACAAATTCCAACACAAATTGTAATAAATATCAAAATAGTTAAAATTGTTTTATCAACATTCAAACCTTTTAAAAATGCAACATCATTTGAAATAAGAAGTAAATTTATGCTATTTTTAATCCTAAAAATAAATATAAACACAAAAAAAACTGTAAATCCAACAATTAAAGTTGGAATAAATCCAACAGTATCCAAGCTTCCTAGAGTAAATCTTACAATACTATAATTTTCTTGTAGATTACTAATAAAAAATATTAACATCAAAGCTGAACTGTAAAAATATGATAATGCGATACCTATTAAAAGCATTGAATTTGTAGAATTTATGAGTGATTTCTTATTTAGCCTCTTTGAAATCAAAAATAATATTAATATTGTTATTAATGAACCTAGAATAGATGAAAAGAAAAGAGGAATAAGAGGAAAAAAAACTATTGAAATAGCTGAAAAAAGAGTCGTTCCACTTGCAATTCCTAAAGTATAAGGAGTGATTAACTCATTTTTAAAAACTATTTGAAATACCAAACCACTAATTGCTAAAATTGAACCAACAAAAAAAGCCAAAATAACTCTAGGAACTCTCAAATCCCAAAAAACCATAGACATACTATCATCTAAACTAAATATTTGATTTAAAGATATATTTATTTCTCCTAGAAAAGGAGATATAAATATAATTAGAAAAGATAAAATATATATAAATATTTTCATAAATCAAGTACCAAATGTGAATTTATAAGTTTTACACTTTCATTGTAGTATTTATTTAAATTTTCTTGAGTAAAAAATTTATCATGAGAATCAAAAAACTTTAAATTACCTTTCTCTAAAAATAGTACTTTAAAATCTTTTAAAGCATAAGCAAAATCTAAATTATGAGTGATAATAATTTTTTGTTTTAAAAAGTTTGAATTTAAAATGCCAAAAACCTCTTTTAATCTGTTTAAATCTAAATTTGCTGTTAGTTCATCAAATATTGTAATTTGTGCATCATGTAAAATTGCACTAGCCAATTGTAAAAGTTGTTGTTCTCCTGAACTAAGATTAGAACAATAACTATCTTTTAAATCTTCAAATTTTAACAAAGATATAATACTTTTTATCTCTTTATTGTTTTTTTCTTCAATACAAGAGAGTTTCAAAAATTCAAAAACAGTTAAATAATCATCAAAAACTTCAAAACGACTAGGAATATAGTTTATTAATTTTGCTCTTTTAAAAGAATCAAGTTCTTTTATATTCTGTTTTCTAAAAAATAAATTAGAACTATCTATTAAATTTGATAAAACTTTTGCTAATGTAGATTTACCTGCACCATTTTCACCTAAAATAAGCAAATTTTCTTTTTCTTCTAAAACAAAAGAAATATCTTTTAAAATAAAATTATTATAATTTTTTAGCTCTAACATCTTCTAAAATACCTTTAAAATCATCTATAAAATATCTTATTCTATGACTTGGAATACCTGAGTACAGTTTATCTATTATATAAATGTTTTTTTGCTTACTTGCATTTGTTGGAAGTTTTTCCCACATATTTATATACTTTTCTTGAGTTATTTTATCATTTTCTAAAAACGGAGCCAATAATATAATAATATCAGGATTTAAAGTAATTAATTTCTCACTATTAATTGAAGGTTGAGATTTTAAACTTGATTGATATGCATTTATGTTGTTACTAGCTTTTATAATATCTTCAAAATATACAAAATTTCCTGCTACAAAAATCTGATTTGATAAACTATTTTGTGGACTAATAACTATTAAAACCTTTTTATTTTCTACAATATTTTTTAAAGATTCTAAACTATGTTCTATTTCATTATTTAGTTTTTTTGCTTCTTCATTTTTATTAAAAACATCACCTAAATCTTCTATTGTGCATTTAATATCTTCTAAACTATTTGTCTTATAAACCAAAGTTTTAAAATTTAAATCTTTTAAACTTTGGTTTAATTTTTTATCATAATCTTGATTCAATATAATTGTTGGATTCAAATTTACAACTTTTTCCAAACTAACACTACCATATCCCCCTACTTTTTGGATATTTTTTGATTCAACAGGAAAATCACAAAACTCTGTATTTGCAATAATTTTATCACCTAGATTAAGAGCAAAAGCTATCTCATTTATTGCTGGACTTAAAGTTATAATTCTCTCATTTGCATTTAAAAAATTTATAAAAAGTAGAAAATATAGTAGTTTTTTCATTTTAGAAACTAGCCTTTAAACCTAAATATGCAGCTCTTTGACTTGTTGCATAACCATCAACAACTTGATAATCTTTGTCAAAAATATTATCAAGTTTTACATAAGTTGAAAAAGTTTTATTTATATCATAATCAACAACTGCATTCCATATTGTGTAATTTCCAGTTTTTGCACCTTGTTGATCAATTCTATCATATCTTGTACCTACATATTCACCATTTACATTAAAATGGAAATCTTTTAGACCATAATAATCAACTCCAAAACCAACTTTATTTTTAGCTCTTTTTGCTAAATATTCATCTTTATCATTTTTAGCACTTAAATTTGTATAATTAAAATTTAGTAGAACATCTTGTGTAATATAGTTTTTATAAGCAATCTCAACACCTTTAATCTTACTTTTTCCTTCTATATTATTGTAAGCTCCATCCCAAGATTGTGGTATAGTTACCCAGTCTATCATATTTTCAACTTTATTATTGAAATAAGTAATAGATAAACCTTTATACTCAATTCCTAAATCATAAGATTTTGTTTTTTCTGGATTTAAATCAGGATTAGCACCCCATTGACCAAAAAGTTGACTGATAGTTGGCACATTATAACCTGTTCCATAATTTGAACTAACATTTAATTCATCAATAATGTATTGTTTAATTCCTATTTTTCCAGTAGTTTTATTTTCAAAATCACTGTACTTATCATACCTTAAAGCTTGTGTGAATATAGTATTATCATCAAAAAACTTATTTGTATTTGTTATAAAAATACCTTTGTTATTATATTCATCCAACACATCTTTTTTAGTTTCAAACTTTTTATAATCTCCACCAATAGTTAAATTTGAAGAGTTTAAATAATCAATACTTGTATTTACTCCATACTCTTCTACATTACCTTCATATTCTCCAAAGGAATATTCTCTTTTTATATCTGTATAATTTGTATAAACTTTTGTAAGGGCTATATCATTTTTATTTTCATAGGTAAGATTTGCTAGATATGTTTTAGTTTTAGCTTGACTAGCTTTATCATCTGGAAAATTGTCATAATCAACTTTTGTATCAATTATTTCATAAGAAGTTGAAACTCTATTATTTTCATCAAAGTTATATCCTAATTTAAGATTTGCAGTTGTATTTTCATATCCATCATCTTCATATTTGCTTAACTTCTCATCTTTTGGAACTTTAGCTGAAAAACCATCTGTATCAACTCTAGTTGCACTTAATTTTGCATCAAAATTTTTATCTTTGTGTGATATATTTGCTTTTGCAGTTTTACTATTATATCTTCCATATTCAACAGTTGCATTTCCATGTGTTCCATCTTTTGCAGATTTTGTAATAATATTTATAACACCTGCACTTGCATCTGCTCCCCAAATACTACTTTGAGCTCCTTTTATAACTTCAATTCTTTCTATATCATTTATCATAAGATGCTCAAAATTTGCAGTTCCATTAGGACTTGTAATATCATTATATCTTACACCATCTATTAAAACTAAAGTTCTATGAGAATCCATTCCTCTTAGAAAAAGAGAAGTTTGTTGACCTATTCCACCACTTGGTGATACTTGAATTCCAGGAATTGTCTGTAAAGCTTCAGAAACTGTCTTAAATTTTCTATCTTCAATTTCTTGAGCAGTTATAACATCAACATTGGCCGTTACATCTCGTAATTTTTGTTCAGATTTTGTAGCACTTGTAATAGAAATTTCTTCTAAAGTAGTTTGTGAGTATAAATTTGTTGCTATTAAAAAGCTTGCAACTAAGCTTATTTTTGTTTTTTTCATTTTTGACCTTATATTTTATAAATTGTTTGTTGAATATTGTTTGATTGGTTTTAGTTCAGTTTTTATTAAACTATTTTTTATATCTGGTAATTTTTCTAAATAGTTCTCAAATTTTGAGTAAAACATATTAAGTTTTGCATTTGATGTTGCCATTAAAATACCAAAAAAGCTAAAATATCTTTTCATTTTTTCCTCCTTTACAAAATTTAATTAATAATTTTTATTATATGTGACAATTCAATATTGATTTTGTTGGATCAACTATATATTCATAACCTTGATAAGCTATATATATTCCAAAAATAATCACTAAAATAGAAGCAATTCTTATAAAAGTATCTCTAAGATTTGATTGTTTGAACAAACCTATAAAAAATCCTAAAAAGAATAGTGCTGGGATTGTACTAATTCCAAAAATAAACATAACAA comes from the Aliarcobacter cibarius genome and includes:
- a CDS encoding ABC transporter substrate-binding protein, which gives rise to MKKLLYFLLFINFLNANERIITLSPAINEIAFALNLGDKIIANTEFCDFPVESKNIQKVGGYGSVSLEKVVNLNPTIILNQDYDKKLNQSLKDLNFKTLVYKTNSLEDIKCTIEDLGDVFNKNEEAKKLNNEIEHSLESLKNIVENKKVLIVISPQNSLSNQIFVAGNFVYFEDIIKASNNINAYQSSLKSQPSINSEKLITLNPDIIILLAPFLENDKITQEKYINMWEKLPTNASKQKNIYIIDKLYSGIPSHRIRYFIDDFKGILEDVRAKKL
- a CDS encoding DEAD/DEAH box helicase; this encodes MGVAKSGTGKSCAFLIPILEDLVKEKNKNSVLRALILVPTRELAKQIVNAIDDYSKYLDIKRVAIFGGISSKEQEKKLANGVDIVVATTGRLLEHLKNNTINLSSVSSVVIDELDTMLDMGFLEEVEKILPHIGKNRQISMFSATINSTVKKLAKEFLTDPVVIEVTNQRDHVEKIEHQIILVDEDKKTELLSFLIGSKNISQALVFVNKKLEADSLVENLNLDGLKASCIHGDIRQSSRALALRKFKEKELRVLVCTDIAARGIDIENLPCVINFALPETINDFTHRVGRTARAGNDGTAITLLSVKDYKFMSEIEKELMLKIPREELKGFETKEKKPRAKQPKPKSLKDKKILSKKRQTEDKPKASKSTKKRKVTKRG
- a CDS encoding ATP-binding cassette domain-containing protein, whose amino-acid sequence is MLELKNYNNFILKDISFVLEEKENLLILGENGAGKSTLAKVLSNLIDSSNLFFRKQNIKELDSFKRAKLINYIPSRFEVFDDYLTVFEFLKLSCIEEKNNKEIKSIISLLKFEDLKDSYCSNLSSGEQQLLQLASAILHDAQITIFDELTANLDLNRLKEVFGILNSNFLKQKIIITHNLDFAYALKDFKVLFLEKGNLKFFDSHDKFFTQENLNKYYNESVKLINSHLVLDL
- a CDS encoding response regulator transcription factor yields the protein MNNKYPYNILVVEDEEQSRENFVSYLLMFYENVFEASNGERALEVYKREKPHIILLDINIPKVSGLEVARQIREKDLMTKIIILTAHSEKSFLLEAMSLRLTKYLFKPVNRKDLKQALDLAITELEKFDIIVNDEIEVNEFYTYSFNKKSLKYKGNEISLTQKEQLFFEYLLKNRNKVCSYHELLSYTEVATLDGLKNLVKRLKKKLNDELITNISGIGYKKS
- a CDS encoding PAS domain-containing sensor histidine kinase, which produces MEREFFISFTFIFIIVIIILICWIIKLKDETKKKNDVQEKLELSEEKYRVLFDIAPVLLDAFDENGKVILWNKECEKVFGWTLNELQEHKKPISLFYDDENIQNQVLEDLTKESKEYKVWFPKRKDGKNLVVKWANIRLPNGELIHMGYDITEQKENEKLLEQNTLTLEFAKNELEILNNSLEKRIKSEIEKSTKQQALIMEQSKLVQMGEMIQNIAHQWRQPLSQINSTLMLLDVYLNKKNCMNDVVEEKISEIEELTSYLSHTIDDFQNFFKPNKHKTLFKISDALHKSLNIVKGQIDFHKIEIVDNINKDLEINGQKEELQQVLLVLINNAIDALVLNKISNPKIVFGNILENNILTIIVEDNALGIKEENIKRIFEPYFTTKYKSKGTGVGLYIAKMILQNSLYGDLSVENINDGARFKIKLEGVL
- a CDS encoding FecCD family ABC transporter permease; its protein translation is MKIFIYILSFLIIFISPFLGEINISLNQIFSLDDSMSMVFWDLRVPRVILAFFVGSILAISGLVFQIVFKNELITPYTLGIASGTTLFSAISIVFFPLIPLFFSSILGSLITILILFLISKRLNKKSLINSTNSMLLIGIALSYFYSSALMLIFFISNLQENYSIVRFTLGSLDTVGFIPTLIVGFTVFFVFIFIFRIKNSINLLLISNDVAFLKGLNVDKTILTILIFITICVGICISFTGPIGFVGLVIPHIVKLIYKKSATKLFIPTLFFGGVFLAACDLISRILPTASALPIGVVTSFIGAPFFVYLLIRKKEV